The Pseudanabaena yagii GIHE-NHR1 genome segment GGTCGCGAGTTGCAGCGCGATCGCTCTGGGCAAGCCTGCGGCAACTCCACCGTCTGCCATAGCTTCAATCATTACTGCTACATAGGCAGGCCCTGAACCTGATAGTCCAGTTACAGCATTCATCAGCGATTCGGCAACTTCTACCACCGTGCCAACCGCACTAAAAATCTTTCGGGCTAACCCTAGATGCTCACTTGTCGCCAAGGCGTTTGCCGCGATCGCAGTTACTCCTGCACCTACCTGCGCGGGTGTATTTGGCATTGCTCGGATAATTGCCTTAGAGGGAAACATCGCCTCTAACTGAGCCAAAGTTACACCAGCTAAAATTGACACAACACAAGGTGCAGGAGAATCAGCTAGACCAATCGCCGCCGCGTTTAACGACTGAGGCTTTACTGCTAAAAGCATTATCTCTGCTTCGGCAGCCACTAAATTATTTGGCGTAACCTGCACGCCATATTTTTTAGCAAGGAGATCGCGACGCTCTGGCATCGGATCACTAACGCATATATCGGATGGTAAGTAAGCATTACTGGCAATCAGACGAGACAAAATTGCCTCACCCATCACGCCGCCACCGACAAGACCAAGTTGAAATTTCAAGAATCCACCAATAACTAACTACAAACCAACAAGGTAGATGTAGCGCTAAGCGCCGCATCTACCCTATTGGTGTTTGATTGTTTTTAATCATAACGGCGATTGTTGTAATTAAGTTAATTATTGAGCGAAACGGCTCACAGGTGCTTCAGCAGACCATGCAGGAGCAGGTGCAGCAGTTTGACGTGCTACACGAGGTTGAGACATAGGAGATTCGTTTAATACGGAAGACTGTGAAGTAACCTGAACGCAGGAAGGTGCAAAGAGGAAAATGCTATCGCCAATACGCTCTTGATGACCATCGAGGGCATAGGTTCCGCCTGCTACGAAGTCAACAGCACGCTGTGCTTGATCGGGGTCCATCATGGTGAGGTTCAGTACAACTGATTTACGCTCACGTAATGCTTGGATCGCTTGAGGCATTTCTTCAAAGCTGCGAGGCTCCATAACCATTACTTGGGACAGACCATTTGCTGCACCAGGCATACCAATTACATTGCTCATACCGTCAGAAGTAGCTCTTAATGTTGTAGGACGTTCACGGGTGCGGCGAGTTTGTGGCTCTTCTGGCTCTGGGGCTGCGATCGCACCATTTTCTTCTTGGTACAAACCTTGGTATTCATTGCTAGATGCTTCATCGTACTCATATTCGTACTCTTGAGCTTCATTCAAACCAACAAAATCCTTGAGCTTTGTAAAAATTCCCATCGTAATTAACTCCTAGTGTTTGCTCCTCAGTTTTGGTTCGGAAACCGAAACATCATACTTCTAGACTAGATGAGGAGTGCAATCTATCTATTTAAAGCAATCTCATCAAGCAAAGAGTTGCTTTGTCTAGGTATGTTGGATTGTTTTTACTGTCTAAAACAGTATTGACAAAATGTTTACCCGCAAACTTTAACCGATAACAGGGAAAAAAGATAGATAAACTTGTTAAATTTTTCAAATACGACAAAATACGACTTTTCGTTCATAAAGCCTTGTTGTATATAGGACTTAACTACTTCAGTAAAGTGTTTACCTATGAAGATATCCTTTTAATACTTAACAAGTTTTTAATAATTGGGTAAACCTAGTTACTAATCAAGGATTCACGCAATTAAAATGGTTCGCATTAAGAGTGTCTATGTGAGTCTAAATGATGATAATAGGAGGATATGACATCACGATTTAGGTTGGCTCAAATAGGCAAACTTTGAGAGTCATTTGTATTAATCGTCGCAAAAGATTAAAAACATAACATAGAATTGTCTAGCAATTTTGGCTTAGAACTAAACATAATTGCTAACTTTATGCTGTTATAAGTTTAGGTTGTCTGCTAAGTGTTCTAGGCTACAAAAACTACTGTAATTTAATGTTTTATTAGAAGATTTTCAAACTTACTGATGTAGAAATTTGACTTAACCCTCATGAATGTAAACATATTAACGATTAAATATTGATAGTGATTGTTTAGTTCAGAACGCTAAAACTTATAACAGGTTTGGGGATATATGGCAAGCATAAATTTTAAATATAGATAGATTTCTGGGTTTGTGGAAGTGCACTCCTTCGGGGTGTGCTTCCACAAACCATACGATTCTTAGGGAGGAGCTAGTAGTTCGGCAATTTTGTTGGCGAGTTGCCTAAGTTTGATTGGTTTGCTGAGATATTCATTTGCGCCTGCTTCTAGACATCGGGTTTCATCGCCCTCCATTGCTAGGGCTGTTAAGGCAATGATCGGGATATCGGCAATTTCGGCATCGGCACGAATTAGGCGGGTTGCCTCTAGTCCGTCCATGATCGGCATTTGAATATCCATGAGGATGATATCGGGCTTTTCAGATTTCGCAAGGGCGATCGCCTCTTCCCCATTTTTCGCGGTGATCAAGCGGTAATTGAGTGCAGTGAGGTAGATACTAAAGTTGGAGATATTAGCTTCATTGTCCTCGGCAAGTAAAATGAGCGGAGCGATCGCTTCTTCAGATTTGACTTCTAGGGATTCTAACTTTGTGGATTCGGAGGGGGCAGGCGCAATCGGCTCAGACATTTCATAGGGCAAAGCAACTGTGAAGACACTGCCTTTGCCGATTTCGCTCTCAACCATGACTTGACCGCCATGCAACTCCACGATTTGCTTGACTAGAGCGAGTCCTAGTCCAGTGCCTTCGTATTGACGATTGAGGCTGCTATCGATCTGGACAAAGGGTTGAAAGAGTTGTGATAAGTTTTTGGCGGCAATGCCAATGCCATTATCTACTACTTGAAAGACAATCATTGGAGCATTTTGGAGTTTCAATTGCTGGGGAATGGTTGCCTCTCCTTGCCATGTATCACCGCTACCGACAGATACGAGCAGACTGACTTGCCCTTGTCTGGGAGTGAATTTGACGGCATTAGTGAGGAGATTAATTAATACCTGCTTGATCCGACGCTCATCGATATTGATGCTGTTTATATACGGAGGAATATAGCTATTAATTTGGATATTCTTTTGTAATGCTTGCTGTTTGACGAAGACCAGACTGACATTACAGATATTTTGGACTGAGACTGATGCAATATCTAGTACCATCGTCCCTGATGAGATTTTTGATAGATCGAGAATATCGTTAATTAGGGCTAGGAGGTGTTCGCCGCTTGACTCCACTATGCGAATCGCCTTTAATTGCTTTTCATTCAGTGAACCTAAAATCTGTTCTTGAAGAGATTCTGAGAGTCCTAGGATCGAATTTAGCGGCGTGCGGAGTTCATGGCTCATGTTGGCGAGAAACTCATCCTTGAGCTTGGTGGCACGAAGGAGCTGGTCATTGATTTCTTGCAGTTGCAGTTCCGTCTGCTTACGATCGCTAATATCGGTTAATGTGCCAATGTAGCCCGTAAAAACGCCATCTTGATCTACTTCAGGTATAGCTTGGCAATAGTAATAGCAAGTTGTTCCATCTGATTTGATACATCTTCCTTCACCTTGGTAATGTGCCTGTTGCTCGATCGCTTGAATCCATTGTTGATGGATCTGTTCGCGATCATCGGGATGAATGGTCTGAAGCCATCCATAGCCTAGAGCCATACTGGGTTCTTGTCCTGTAATTTGAGACCAAAACCCATTGACGTAGGTGCATTCGTTATTTGGATTAATTTGGAAAATCCCCACAGGAGCCGCCGACGCTAGACTCGCAAAACGTTTTTCGCTCTCTCTGAGACTTTCTTCGGCGAGTTTGCGATCGCTAATATCTTGTCTGACACTTAAAGTACCGATGGGTTGATCGTTGTCATCCTTAAGGACTGTCACCGATATGGATATTGGGAAGCGAGAGCCATCTTTACGGATATTGATCCACTCTTCATCAATCAAGCCTTGACTCGCCATAGATATTAACGCTTCAAACCCCACACCAATATCTTTGCCCAATATTTTTGATGCCTTGGTGATATTGTTGACGATCTCTTGAGGGTCGTGGAAAATTTCGGGTGTCACCTTTCCAACTACTTCTTCCTTGGTGTAGCCCAACATTTTTTCCGCACCAGCATTAAAAGTCTGAATGATGCCATTGAGGTCAGTGGAGATAATCGCGTAGTCTGTGCCATCGAGAATGGCGCGTTGCAGTTTATTGACTTGCCATAGTTCTTGGGTACGTTCTATGACTTTTGCTTCTAGAGATTGATTGAGCTGTAGCAGTTCTTGCTCTGCTCGTTTGCGATCGCTAATATTGCGAATGATCCACAACAGTTGAATCTGCTTGTTTGCAGGATTGATGTTTTTGGTGAGAATGATTTCCGCAGGAAAAGCCTTTCTCTGATAAGGGTTTAAGGTGATTTCCCAAGTTACGGCTGAATTGTCATTGGATAACATATAGCCGAGTTGGTTAAAGAAAATTTCTTGGTCGCGAGCGGCAACAAAGATCGCTAAAAATTTTTCTACAATATACTCACGGTTAACTCCGAGCAGATCTAAGATGACTTGATTTGCTTCTAAAATCCTGCCAACTGGATCTGTTACCAGATAACCATCAGGAGCAAAGTTAAATAAATTTTGATAGCGAATCTGTTCGTACTCTAGTTGGCGTTGCTGATAGATCAGGTCTTCAGTGCTGACCCTCAGTTCTTCGATCGTACATTCCAAGTCGCCACTTGTTTTTTCTAGGAGAGCATTGCGTTCTTCGATCTCTACTTGCTTGGTTAAGAGTAAAGCTTCGGCACGTTTGCGTTCTGCTAACTCAGTTTGGACTTGTTGATAGGTCAGTGCTTGCTGAATGCCGATCGCTAGCTGTACTGATAACTGCTGAAGCAACTGAATATCGGAATCTTGCCATATACGTGCAGTCGAACATTGATGCACAATCAGCAAACCCCACAAAATACGCTGGTCTGCGTTTGGCAATAGGATTGGGACAACGAGATTGGCGCGGACTTGAAATCTTTCGAGCAGTTGCAAATGGCAATCGGTCAAATTTGCCTGATAAATATCATTGGCAACAAAGAACTTACCATCGCGATATGCGCCGCCTAGATTGTCTCGAAAGCAGGTATCTTCAACTTGGACATTTAAGCAGGGCTGCCAAGGGGCAATGATATCTTCGGCAACGATCGCACCACTCATGTCGGGGTTGAATTGATAAATAGCGGCGCGATCGGCTTTGATAAATTGACGTACTTCTTTGACGATCGCATTCGAGATCTCGGCTAAGTCTAGAGATTCGCGAATCCGTAATGCTATTTCGGCGATGACTGTTTGCTGTTGTTGCGATCGCCATAGTTGACGATTGAGAGTGGTTTCGCGTAGTACTTGCTTGACCCTGCTAGATAGCAAGTTAGTGGTGACATCTGCCTTAACCAAGTAATCTGAGGCTCCCGATTTCATCGACTGTACGGCTTTTTTCTCGTCCCCTTGCCCAGTCAACATGATCACAGGAGTACGCTCACTCCTAGCAACTTCATTAATTGCTTCTAGAAATTCCAAGCCATCGCCATCGGGTAAGTTTAGATCGACGAGGGCAATATCAGGTTTCTGCGATCGCCATAGTTCTAGACCCTCTTCTAGGGTTTCTGCTTCGAGAAAGCGATAGGTGATATCCCTATCTGATTGGAGATAGCGCCTATAACTATCGCGATCGCCCTCCGAGTCATCAATGATCAAAACAGCGATCGTTGATGGCAAAGAATTGTTTGTAGAACCAAGGGGAGAAGGCGACATAGCTAGACAGTTGAGTGAAATTCTATTAGTCAATGTTAAACGGCAATAATCTAAGTTAATCACCCAATAATTCGGCAATTTTTAGAGCCAGTTGTTTTAGCCTAACAGGTTTACTGATATATTGATTTGCCCCTGCCTCTAAACATCTTTCGCGATCGCCTTGCATGGCTAGGGCTGTCAAGGCAATAATCGGAATATTTGCTATCTCGGCATCAGCACGAATTAAGCGGGTTGCCTCTAGTCCATCCATGATCGGCATTTGAATATCCATGAGGATAATATCGGGTTTTTCGGATTTGGCAAGGGCGATCGCTTGCTGTCCATTGTTAGCCACAATCAAGCGGTAATTGAGTGCCGTAAGGTAGATTGTAAAGTTGGAGACATTAGCTTCATTGTCTTCGGCAAGCAAAATAAGCGGGGCGATCGCATTTTCTGAAGATGCCATTACAGTAGTGGTTAACTCCGTTGTTGGTTGCAAGATGGATGGAGCTGACGTTTCGTAGGGTAGAGCCACCGTAAAGCAGCTTCCCTGTCCAAGTTGACTCTCGACCGTAACCTGTCCACCATGCAGTTCGACGATCTGCTTGACCATCGCTAGCCCTAGGCCAGTGCCTTCGTATTGACGATTGAGGTTGCTGTCCACCTGCACAAAGGGTTGGAAGAGTCGTGGTAAATTCTCGGCAGCAATGCCAATGCCCGTATCTGTGACTTGAAATAGGATCATTGGCGCATTTTCAGCTCGGATTTGATTAGGGATTTGCGCTTCGCCTAGCCATGTATTGCCATAGCCAACAGCAACGGAGAAGTTAATCAGCCCATAATTCGGCGTGAATTTTACGGCATTGGTGAGGAGATTGATTAGTACCTGTTTGATGCGACGTTCATCTACATTCAGATCCCTGAGATTGGGCGGGATATTGCTGATGATTTGAATATTCTTTTGAAATGCTTGTTGACGGACAAAGACCTCGCTAGAACTGCATAGATTGGTGATGGAAGTGGAGGTGCGATTCAGTACCATTTTGCCTGATGCGATTTTTGATAGATCGAGAATGTCATTAATCAGATCTAATAGATGTCGTCCACTTCTTTCGATATTGCCGATCGCTTTTTGTTGCCGTTCATTGATCGAACCAAGAACTTGATCGATGAGAGCTTCGGACATACCCAAAATTGCATTAAGTGGTGTCCGCAGTTCATGGCTCATATTGGCAAGAAATTCATCCTTGAGCTTGGTGGCGCGAAGTAGTTCGTTGTTAATTTGTTGGAGTTGGGCTTCGGCTTGTTTGCGATCGCTCAGATCGGTATGCGTACCCATCATCCGCAAGGCTTGACCATCGGCATTCACCTCAAACACTTTGCCACGCGCCAAAATCCATTTATAGTTACCATCTTTACAACGTAGTCGATGTTCGTTTTCATAGAGGAGAACCTCATGATTAAGGCATTTGTCGATATCCTCGTAGCATTTGGCGATATCGTCAGGGTGAACGAGATTTTCCCATGACTCAAATCTATTTTCGATTTCATCATCTGCATATCCCAGCAAAGCTTTCCATTGCTGCGAGAAGAAGACCTCATTGGTTTGAACATTCCAATCCCAAATACCATCACCAGCGCTTTCTAAGGCAAATTGCCAACGTTGATCGCTCTCTCTCAATGCGGTTTCGGCATATTTGCGATCGGTAATATCTTGAGCAGTGCCAATAATGATCTTGACTTGTCCCTCTGCATCTCGACTGAAGATTAAATCGCGACTGTGTAAATAGCGCCATTCACCATTGGCATGGCGAAGGCGATATTCATGGGAGAGGATTTCGCTATCATTAGCCAGTTTCAATCTCTCAAAGTGTTCTAAGGTTGGCAGGAGATCATCTGGGTGGATTATAGTAGGCAGCCAAGATGCTCCCATTTCTTGGATCTCGATCGCCGAGTAACCGAGTGTCGCTAAAATCTCGCGATTAACATAGGTATTTCGTTGTTCTTGGAGATCATAAAGATAGAGGACATTTGGCGATGAATCAGCAATTTGTGTGATAAATCGATGATTTTCCAAAATTTCCTGTTCTGCTTTTTTGCGATCGTTAATGTCTGCCAAAATTCCTTGAGCACCAATGGGGATACCGTCAGCATTAATAATCGGTGTGGTATTGACGCTTGCCCAAATGTAGTGACCATCTTGATGGAGATGGCGGAATTCAGCATTTTTAACCGTTTGTCCAGCTTGAATAGTCTGTATATATCCGCTAGTCATCCAATCGATATCTTCT includes the following:
- the proC gene encoding pyrroline-5-carboxylate reductase; protein product: MKFQLGLVGGGVMGEAILSRLIASNAYLPSDICVSDPMPERRDLLAKKYGVQVTPNNLVAAEAEIMLLAVKPQSLNAAAIGLADSPAPCVVSILAGVTLAQLEAMFPSKAIIRAMPNTPAQVGAGVTAIAANALATSEHLGLARKIFSAVGTVVEVAESLMNAVTGLSGSGPAYVAVMIEAMADGGVAAGLPRAIALQLATQTVLGTAQLITETKLHPAQLKDQVTSPAGTTIAAIAQLEKAGLRSAMIEAVLAATRRADELGK
- a CDS encoding cell division protein SepF; its protein translation is MGIFTKLKDFVGLNEAQEYEYEYDEASSNEYQGLYQEENGAIAAPEPEEPQTRRTRERPTTLRATSDGMSNVIGMPGAANGLSQVMVMEPRSFEEMPQAIQALRERKSVVLNLTMMDPDQAQRAVDFVAGGTYALDGHQERIGDSIFLFAPSCVQVTSQSSVLNESPMSQPRVARQTAAPAPAWSAEAPVSRFAQ
- a CDS encoding response regulator; this encodes MSPSPLGSTNNSLPSTIAVLIIDDSEGDRDSYRRYLQSDRDITYRFLEAETLEEGLELWRSQKPDIALVDLNLPDGDGLEFLEAINEVARSERTPVIMLTGQGDEKKAVQSMKSGASDYLVKADVTTNLLSSRVKQVLRETTLNRQLWRSQQQQTVIAEIALRIRESLDLAEISNAIVKEVRQFIKADRAAIYQFNPDMSGAIVAEDIIAPWQPCLNVQVEDTCFRDNLGGAYRDGKFFVANDIYQANLTDCHLQLLERFQVRANLVVPILLPNADQRILWGLLIVHQCSTARIWQDSDIQLLQQLSVQLAIGIQQALTYQQVQTELAERKRAEALLLTKQVEIEERNALLEKTSGDLECTIEELRVSTEDLIYQQRQLEYEQIRYQNLFNFAPDGYLVTDPVGRILEANQVILDLLGVNREYIVEKFLAIFVAARDQEIFFNQLGYMLSNDNSAVTWEITLNPYQRKAFPAEIILTKNINPANKQIQLLWIIRNISDRKRAEQELLQLNQSLEAKVIERTQELWQVNKLQRAILDGTDYAIISTDLNGIIQTFNAGAEKMLGYTKEEVVGKVTPEIFHDPQEIVNNITKASKILGKDIGVGFEALISMASQGLIDEEWINIRKDGSRFPISISVTVLKDDNDQPIGTLSVRQDISDRKLAEESLRESEKRFASLASAAPVGIFQINPNNECTYVNGFWSQITGQEPSMALGYGWLQTIHPDDREQIHQQWIQAIEQQAHYQGEGRCIKSDGTTCYYYCQAIPEVDQDGVFTGYIGTLTDISDRKQTELQLQEINDQLLRATKLKDEFLANMSHELRTPLNSILGLSESLQEQILGSLNEKQLKAIRIVESSGEHLLALINDILDLSKISSGTMVLDIASVSVQNICNVSLVFVKQQALQKNIQINSYIPPYINSINIDERRIKQVLINLLTNAVKFTPRQGQVSLLVSVGSGDTWQGEATIPQQLKLQNAPMIVFQVVDNGIGIAAKNLSQLFQPFVQIDSSLNRQYEGTGLGLALVKQIVELHGGQVMVESEIGKGSVFTVALPYEMSEPIAPAPSESTKLESLEVKSEEAIAPLILLAEDNEANISNFSIYLTALNYRLITAKNGEEAIALAKSEKPDIILMDIQMPIMDGLEATRLIRADAEIADIPIIALTALAMEGDETRCLEAGANEYLSKPIKLRQLANKIAELLAPP
- a CDS encoding PAS domain S-box protein, which translates into the protein MDNSLPNPTIKSWQSSVQSSSTLKILIVDDAESDRFSFKRYLQSDPEQQYHITEAETLEEGLELWRSQQPDVVLLDINLPDGDGLEFLEAIGTEQLINKLPVIMMTGSGDERIAVRAMKLGAADYLVKSDVTDISLLTCINQVQENNLLLRQLRRSQQQQTIIASMSLHIRRSVSFEYVSNAIVQEVRSFLDADRAIIYRFNPDMSGAIVAESGLPEWETCLDSQIEDTCFQENLGGEYQNGKIFVAHDIYEANLTECHIQLLERFQIRANLVVPILLNGTNALWGLLIVHQCSSPRQWQEEDIQLLHQLSVHLAIALQQAELYQNLQTMNSFLEEKVQERTQKLQLQSQVLEEIHDAVVTTDLEGAILSWNHGAESLYGYTEAEVLGQNVNFMYEDAEALQAEVLIPLLTNGKHTAEVIVISKSGQRLYVSLRLSVVKDEQGHITHLIGCANDISDRKLAELELQQLNQELEAKVEQRTAQLKQISERLALALKSGAFGCWQWDLVHKTKIWDERMYELYGIPKQADGSIDYDDWANRLHPEDRDSIESLLQQAISGEVEYDTEFRVVHPDGTVHFIKAYGVVVRDEQGNPQDMIGINYDISDRKRIESALTESEAKFRRLVEGANDLTWSTDVHGIFDYLSPQFQTIFGFDPNDWIGKPFVDLVHPEDIDWMTSGYIQTIQAGQTVKNAEFRHLHQDGHYIWASVNTTPIINADGIPIGAQGILADINDRKKAEQEILENHRFITQIADSSPNVLYLYDLQEQRNTYVNREILATLGYSAIEIQEMGASWLPTIIHPDDLLPTLEHFERLKLANDSEILSHEYRLRHANGEWRYLHSRDLIFSRDAEGQVKIIIGTAQDITDRKYAETALRESDQRWQFALESAGDGIWDWNVQTNEVFFSQQWKALLGYADDEIENRFESWENLVHPDDIAKCYEDIDKCLNHEVLLYENEHRLRCKDGNYKWILARGKVFEVNADGQALRMMGTHTDLSDRKQAEAQLQQINNELLRATKLKDEFLANMSHELRTPLNAILGMSEALIDQVLGSINERQQKAIGNIERSGRHLLDLINDILDLSKIASGKMVLNRTSTSITNLCSSSEVFVRQQAFQKNIQIISNIPPNLRDLNVDERRIKQVLINLLTNAVKFTPNYGLINFSVAVGYGNTWLGEAQIPNQIRAENAPMILFQVTDTGIGIAAENLPRLFQPFVQVDSNLNRQYEGTGLGLAMVKQIVELHGGQVTVESQLGQGSCFTVALPYETSAPSILQPTTELTTTVMASSENAIAPLILLAEDNEANVSNFTIYLTALNYRLIVANNGQQAIALAKSEKPDIILMDIQMPIMDGLEATRLIRADAEIANIPIIALTALAMQGDRERCLEAGANQYISKPVRLKQLALKIAELLGD